A single window of Helicobacter pylori NCTC 11637 = CCUG 17874 = ATCC 43504 = JCM 12093 DNA harbors:
- a CDS encoding neuraminyllactose-binding hemagglutinin family protein, translating into MLRVLSVGVAFILLGCQFFNKTTLHLKYKDYPKNSALKTASTLTPPKIFFNAHFVPPFYQKEFKKAIAQQIAYFLKDKSAFILNVSGNVFFSFEENPKDLKAIKERLKKTIEPNADPKSVMRFLNLQASLILECVPQTTCPFDTLLIPTAFSVPVYYANRLGDNPSLFSQENKSYHNALIKALNKAYYSLMEGLEKRLNAIENAEWL; encoded by the coding sequence ATGCTAAGGGTTTTAAGCGTTGGTGTTGCTTTTATTTTACTAGGGTGTCAGTTTTTCAACAAAACGACGCTTCATTTAAAATATAAAGATTACCCCAAAAATAGCGCTTTAAAAACCGCTTCCACTTTAACCCCCCCTAAAATCTTTTTTAACGCTCATTTTGTGCCGCCCTTTTACCAAAAAGAATTTAAAAAAGCGATCGCCCAGCAAATCGCTTATTTTTTAAAAGATAAAAGCGCTTTTATTCTCAATGTTTCAGGCAATGTTTTTTTTTCTTTTGAAGAGAATCCTAAAGATTTAAAAGCCATTAAAGAAAGGCTTAAAAAGACTATTGAGCCTAACGCTGACCCAAAATCCGTCATGCGGTTTTTAAACCTTCAAGCGAGCTTGATTTTAGAATGCGTCCCGCAAACCACTTGCCCGTTTGACACCCTTTTAATCCCCACCGCTTTCAGCGTGCCTGTTTATTACGCTAATCGTTTGGGCGATAACCCCTCTCTTTTTTCCCAAGAGAACAAATCCTATCATAACGCTTTAATCAAGGCCCTTAATAAGGCTTACTATTCTCTTATGGAGGGTTTAGAAAAGCGTTTGAACGCTATAGAAAATGCAGAGTGGCTTTAA
- the pyrB gene encoding aspartate carbamoyltransferase: MPKKCRHLLQTSDLSLDEIKLLLKKASVYANDFNAVSLETKEKMHNKIIVALFFENSTRTVSSFEIASLRLGAKIVKLNMQTSSTSKGETLTDTFKNIHSMQPDAIITRHAFSSAPFKLAEFSQCPLINAGSGTSAHPTQALLDLLTLYQHFGSLENLKGKKIAFIGDVKNSRVANSNIKLLQRLGLEIMLCAPSSMLPSVSLKTTHNIEEAIAFADILMSLRTQTERHNAPIFASLKDYGNAYCITQQRLKVHAKNKEVIILHPGPVHRDIDIESTVLEDKRSKVLEQVKNGVAMRMAVLEFLLLD, encoded by the coding sequence ATGCCAAAAAAATGCCGACACTTGCTCCAAACCAGCGATTTAAGCCTAGATGAAATCAAGCTTTTATTAAAAAAAGCGAGCGTTTATGCGAACGATTTTAACGCCGTATCTTTAGAGACAAAAGAAAAAATGCACAATAAAATCATCGTGGCTTTATTTTTTGAAAATTCCACCAGAACGGTGTCTAGTTTTGAAATCGCAAGCCTAAGGTTGGGGGCAAAAATAGTGAAATTAAACATGCAAACAAGCTCCACTTCAAAGGGTGAAACCCTAACAGACACTTTTAAAAATATCCATTCCATGCAGCCTGACGCTATCATCACACGGCATGCTTTTTCAAGCGCACCTTTTAAATTAGCCGAATTTTCCCAATGCCCCTTGATTAACGCAGGAAGCGGCACAAGCGCTCATCCTACCCAAGCGTTATTAGATTTGCTCACCCTTTATCAGCATTTTGGCAGTTTAGAAAATCTAAAAGGGAAGAAAATCGCTTTCATAGGCGATGTGAAAAATTCAAGAGTGGCTAATAGCAACATTAAATTGCTCCAAAGACTAGGGCTTGAGATCATGCTGTGTGCTCCAAGCTCCATGCTCCCTAGCGTTTCTTTAAAAACGACGCATAACATTGAAGAAGCGATAGCATTTGCAGACATTTTAATGAGTTTGAGGACCCAAACCGAACGGCACAATGCGCCCATTTTTGCGAGCTTGAAAGATTATGGCAACGCTTATTGCATCACCCAACAACGCCTAAAGGTTCACGCTAAAAATAAAGAGGTGATTATTTTACACCCAGGCCCGGTGCATAGGGATATTGATATAGAAAGCACGGTGTTAGAAGACAAGCGATCTAAAGTCTTAGAGCAAGTCAAAAATGGCGTGGCAATGCGCATGGCGGTGTTGGAGTTTTTGCTATTAGATTGA
- a CDS encoding TlyA family RNA methyltransferase codes for MRLDYALFNQHLVSSREKAKALVLKNQVLVNKMVVSKPSFIVKEDDKIELIAEKLFVSRAGEKLAAFLETHFVDFKGKVVLDVGASKGGFSQVALLKGAKKVLCVDVGKMQLDENLRNDTRIECYEECDIRGFKTPETIDLVLCDVSFISLYCILEAIVPLSGEFLALFKPQFEVGRAAKRNKKGVVVDKEAILNALENFKNHLKTKDFQILTIQESLVKGKNGNVEFFIHFKRA; via the coding sequence ATGCGCTTAGATTACGCTTTATTCAACCAGCATTTAGTGAGCAGCAGAGAAAAAGCTAAAGCGTTGGTTTTAAAAAATCAGGTTTTAGTCAATAAAATGGTGGTTTCTAAACCCTCTTTTATAGTGAAAGAGGACGATAAAATTGAACTCATCGCTGAAAAACTTTTCGTTAGCAGGGCTGGGGAAAAATTAGCGGCTTTTTTAGAAACCCATTTCGTGGATTTTAAGGGAAAGGTGGTTTTAGATGTGGGAGCGAGCAAGGGGGGCTTTAGTCAAGTGGCTCTTTTAAAGGGGGCCAAAAAGGTGCTTTGCGTGGATGTGGGGAAAATGCAATTAGATGAAAATTTAAGGAACGATACACGCATAGAATGTTATGAAGAATGCGATATTAGAGGGTTTAAAACGCCAGAAACAATTGATTTAGTGCTTTGTGATGTGAGCTTTATTTCTTTATATTGTATTTTAGAAGCGATTGTGCCTTTAAGCGGTGAATTTTTAGCGCTTTTCAAACCGCAATTTGAAGTGGGCAGGGCCGCAAAACGCAATAAAAAGGGGGTGGTGGTGGATAAAGAAGCCATTTTGAACGCTTTAGAAAACTTTAAAAACCATTTAAAAACAAAGGACTTTCAAATCTTAACGATCCAAGAAAGCTTAGTGAAAGGGAAAAACGGGAATGTTGAATTTTTTATCCATTTCAAGCGAGCCTAA